One Bufo gargarizans isolate SCDJY-AF-19 chromosome 3, ASM1485885v1, whole genome shotgun sequence DNA segment encodes these proteins:
- the LOC122933378 gene encoding histone H4-like — protein sequence MSGRGKGGKGLGKGGAKRHRKVLRDNIQGITKPAIRRLARRGGVKRISGLIYEETRGVLKVFLENVIRDAVTYTEHAKRKTVTAMDVVYALKCQGRTLYGFGG from the coding sequence ATGTCTGGTCGCGGTAAAGGAGGGAAAGGGCTCGGGAAAGGCGGCGCCAAGCGGCACAGGAAGGTGCTCCGCGATAACATCCAGGGCATCACCAAGCCTGCCATCCGCCGTCTAGCTCGCAGGGGAGGCGTCAAGCGCATCTCCGGCCTCATCTATGAGGAGACCCGCGGGGTGCTGAAAGTCTTCCTGGAGAACGTCATCCGGGACGCCGTCACCTACACCGAGCACGCCAAGAGGAAGACCGTCACCGCCATGGACGTGGTCTACGCGCTCAAGTGCCAGGGCCGCACTCTCTACGGCTTCGGGGGTTAA